In Oscarella lobularis chromosome 5, ooOscLobu1.1, whole genome shotgun sequence, the genomic window TCTTGAGCTGAAAGCGGGCGACTTTCcgcgagaaaaacgtcggaTGATACCATCGAAACAGCCGGCGAaacttttccgtcgttcCTTTGATCCCCATCCGTCTCCATAGCAACAGTTTCTTCGTTATCAGACGACAATCCATTTTCCAACGGTTTCGAATTGTCGACGAATGTTCTCTGCGGTTCGGGCGACGTTTTCCGTCGCGAACGCCAACGTATTTCGGGAGCGACGGACAAGTACCGCGACGCTTCGCACTGAAAATAGATCACTTCCCTAAGCCACTATAAAAGGAAAGGGGATCAGATTCGATTTCTCCAATCAATCGATTTAGTACTTCATCCTGTTGCTCTTTCACGGGAGAAGCAATAGGATCGAACGTGAATCGTTTCGCGGGACAGAGAACGTGATCGGGATTTTGAGCGAGTGCAGCGGCTTCGCACAGAGCGGCGAACGATGGCGTGGGAAACGCGTCATCGGGCGGCATCGGATTCCTATACGCGTCCTGAACAAATGCAGGAATctaggaaaagaaaacgcggcTGGGGCGCAAGGGGAGtcgaaataaataaataatcggCTCGCTCACATCCACTGCAATGCGTTTCGTGTGACGAACTTGACGACCGTGGTGCTTCATTCTGGGaggatgacgtcagcgacgCGCAATGTACACGCACCCCTTTTCTATAATACCTATGGACTTTGTCTAGGAAATCAATCTTCGTTTCGTGTCGACAGAATTCGGCTCTCATCTTATCGAGAACCGCCTCGCGTTTCGATAAGAAGTCGGACGCAAAGTCCGGCTAATAATAAACAGAAGCAAGTGTACAGATATAGGTCGACCCACCCACCCACTTCAAATAGAGTGAACCGAAGGGACTCACGTGCATCAATTCAGCGTGTCTCGGACACATCCACGATCCCGACGGCatcgtcgttctcggcgGATCGAGACAATCAAGATGATACTGAAGTGGACAGAAATCGCACTGgacgacgaaaccgtcgCCATTGACACTATTACCACTCCGAATTGTTCTAAGGGgagggagagaaaaaaggagtATAGGCGACTCGTCGTTTCTACTCTCGTGGAATTATCTATACCGGCTGCACACGCAGCAATGATTCTGAATTATTTGATCGGTGCCATtgctttcgtctcctttcttatctttgttgttgttgttgttccTGGAGGACGAAGGAGATATGTCAGAGGTtccctctctcttttttttctctctctctctctatccTACTTCCGTTGGACACtaattgacgacgatgacgacgacgagccttCGTGACTTTTCCGCTTTCTCACTCCTAGAGCAAGAGGTGGGGAGAAGTCGCGaagagattaaataatttctccttctctctctctctctctctcttaccAGGTACAACCGTATTGCTTCGATACTGAAAAGGCAACGAAAAGGCGACGGGATTCTCATTCGACGCCTTTCGTATGAGCTCGTCGAACGGCGTTCCTCTACACGATCCATTCCCGCGCACCTTTGCGATCAgaacagagagagagaattgtcgcgaaaagaaacgatcgacTCTCTTTTCACTCACGTCGGGCGGATTGCACTTCCTGCAAAGCCATTCCCCCGACGGCACGTCGTCACGATCCATGGGCGGTTCACTGGAACAcatacacacacacacacccATGAAAACTCCCAGCCTCTCCCTCCTCTcttatttctctctcttaccAACAGTAAAGGTGAAAGGCGGCCGGGCATCGATCGCAGCAGATGAGATCGCCTCCTTCGCTACACCCGTCGCATCGATCGTGATTCGACGTGCGTCCGTATCGACGTTGggccgttgtcgtcgtcgtcgacggcgtcgtcatcgtcgtctcctgactcgacgacaacgaagacgacgttgcgaTAGAGCGCTTGCTGCCGcttcgcgatttttcttcgctcGGCGGCGGTTGGATCAGCGTTTGGATTTGCTTTCGAGGAAAGAATGCGAGGAATAGggctttctctctctctttccccTTACTTCCATTATTGATCCCGGTTCGGCGTGAGGCGGATCCGTTTTGGAtgtgccgctgccgccgccgccgccgccgccgctcttcgacgtcgtctgcatTGGGTTGGGCGCGGGCGTGCTTTCGCGTCGGCCGCGATCGAATCGCTGCGTCGCTCCGGCGCGGGATATTGACGGGGCGAAGTCGATTCGCTTTGggttttattttattttcgaGGAGATGTATCGACGCGTCGGATTCTGTGGAGTGAACGATCACGCGCGAGACTTGTACGGGCTCGACGATGTTAGGTTCCCGAAAGGGCCCCTGCCCGCCCGATTTACAAGGAGCCAGGATGTCACGAGGTTTGGCGTTTCGCGAGTGGCAAGCTATTTAGCAACGTTGTCGTTTACACATGATTGACCTGTAGTTGATTTTTATAGCACGATAACAGAAGAAATTGTAATTTTCGCACAGTTTTTTACGCGATCCGCAATCCGGGCTTCGTCTTATACGGGAGGTCAGAGCCATAGAGAGGCGTGAGAAAAATATGAGTACACGCAAAGCGGAGGAGGAATCCAAGGCGAAAAAAGTCCGAAAGAAACGCAAACGAACTCACAAGCACAAGGAAAGTGACGCGAGAACTCAATCGAACGCAGACGGCGCTCGCCCGACCGATGACACGCTCGCACCGAAGCCAAGTGAGTCCCTAACGCCGACTCCTAAACGGCCAACATTGAATAAGCACTCAATTTAGCCGTTCGATACGAACTGAGTCAAGTTCCGCCCGATTTCAAGCGATACTACCCACCGGAAGTATTGCGAGCTCGCGCGCTGTTTCGCGCAGAGTGCGCGTCCGCCGAAGCCGGACGAacgagcagcagcagtcaCTGTAGTAGTCATAGTagcgtcgaaaacgatcgtCCCTGGACGAAACATCGAAATtatcgcgaaacgacgtcgtcgacgtccgatACGAGTTCTGATTGTTCTGAGACGGTCAGATGGAAATTGAAGGATCGAGGCGATGGACTCGAAACGTATaagagcgagagaagaaaacgatacGCTGCCGCtatcgaaaagagaaagctcGTATTGGCAATggaaaaagcgaaatcgtAATTAAATAGTTGTAGATTAATTACAATAGTTTTTTCATATACGGGACTCCGTTTTGGGAGAGTATCGAAATATGGAAGGAGAAGTAGCTCTTGTAGATAAAGACGGCTTAGAGAGCGCGTGTAGAAGCGATCCTTTGCGTGTTCAGCTATTGCCGTGCGCGATTGAAGCCGACTGTTCTGCAAAAGTCGATCAATTCTTCGAAACGTCCGTTCGCTCGACTCGTTCAGACGGCGCCGAACGTAAATTCCAGCCAACAAACTATTCATGATGCTGAGAATCTCACACTAGTGCATTCCGCGTCTTTTCGAGGTCGACCGCTCAAGGGATCCGACGTTCATCTCCCGTCGAAATACACGGGCTTTGTacttgagaaaaacgacgtcgacgatcagGTTGGTGTGGAAAAGAGGGGACGTGCCAGCTTTGTGAATGTGAACAACCGTATGCattagaagcggttcgatGTTAGAGGAAGTTTTACAAAATTTCGTCAGTGGAACTTGGATTGCCGGCCAAGTTCCAATGACACAATACAGAAGGCAATTAGCTGGCTATCTCTCGCGGAAGCGGTAGGCTCTTTCCTTTCATAAAACTATAACATGTAAATGTATGTATCAGGTACATGGCCCTTTGGAACAGGATTCTTCACAGTGACCAttagtatttaattatttaattaaattcgttTGTGTGGTACGTAGCTACATGCTCAGCCTATTCTTCAAGTATACTAGCAGCTGATGAAGTATTTCTGGAGATAAAAAGTGACTGATGGGCTCTAATTCCAGACAAACGTTGTGTTCAGAATCAGTTGTTTTTGATGACTTTTTTTGATTGCTGTCATCGTTGGATTTGAGTCTGAGGTAGA contains:
- the LOC136187518 gene encoding uncharacterized protein, which gives rise to MSTRKAEEESKAKKVRKKRKRTHKHKESDARTQSNADGARPTDDTLAPKPTVRYELSQVPPDFKRYYPPEVLRARALFRAECASAEAGRTSSSSHCSSHSSVENDRPWTKHRNYRETTSSTSDTSSDCSETVRWKLKDRGDGLETYKSERRKRYAAAIEKRKLVLAMEKAKS
- the LOC136187519 gene encoding ribonuclease H2 subunit C-like produces the protein MEGEVALVDKDGLESACRSDPLRVQLLPCAIEADCSAKVDQFFETSVRSTRSDGAELHSASFRGRPLKGSDVHLPSKYTGFVLEKNDVDDQKRFDVRGSFTKFRQWNLDCRPSSNDTIQKAISWLSLAEAVHGPLEQDSSQ
- the LOC136187491 gene encoding PHD finger protein 12-like, which codes for MQTTSKSGGGGGGGSGTSKTDPPHAEPGSIMEQIQTLIQPPPSEEKSRSGSKRSIATSSSLSSSQETTMTTPSTTTTTAQRRYGRTSNHDRCDGCSEGGDLICCDRCPAAFHLYCCEPPMDRDDVPSGEWLCRKCNPPDVRGNGSCRGTPFDELIRKASNENPVAFSLPFQYRSNTVVPGVRKRKSHEGSSSSSSSISVQRKNNNNNKDKKGDESNGTDQIIQNHCCVCSRTIRSGNSVNGDGFVVQCDFCPLQYHLDCLDPPRTTMPSGSWMCPRHAELMHPDFASDFLSKREAVLDKMRAEFCRHETKIDFLDKVHRMKHHGRQVRHTKRIAVDIPAFVQDAYRNPMPPDDAFPTPSFAALCEAAALAQNPDHVLCPAKRFTFDPIASPVKEQQDEWLREVIYFQCEASRYLSVAPEIRWRSRRKTSPEPQRTFVDNSKPLENGLSSDNEETVAMETDGDQRNDGKVSPAVSMVSSDVFLAESRPLSAQEAILNDHGQYALPDLELLHPDMVKVLAQQRLQQILTPKDFSSKEQSSKRMPPAAVTKPKLQHLGEFKKGSALLCPLGEGYPFAINRQTTTIGLHADCDIVLGKVKKCERQSDMHACIIHDKTTNRFELLNYSEFGTTVDGVNYSIGTSKPKSKRLAPVSITTYDIRALGTGPRAKRALAKVDSARRKWGTSSHAKAFLDILLKQSSKEEQPVPATAKGAAAAAATSPPNGTTNNRRDATQQNKTTKSPSPPSNNHVNPTVATRTQTTRRTTRRQQKTTKMPPPPPPSSPSPPSTDDEDDDDDDDDESETCSCVSATALEHSGWTGAAALHHGSVVQFGCTSYVFSVARQPGHGDLLDAVLSVLAAA